In Amphiura filiformis chromosome 1, Afil_fr2py, whole genome shotgun sequence, the following are encoded in one genomic region:
- the LOC140162017 gene encoding uncharacterized protein yields the protein MDEFFKFSIDDNPEIPNLLEEPSAWPKRGILVPDIGEELKYIEELNDYFEKLKKKIESESPPSSPESDYCQGVLFSNIFLEPQKDRDGNLCYLEKQEWEKLGLLGKGCSGTVFEASDLTTKKEIAVKEIPFEKYKLLEALAWSQLDHDNIPSFYGIVREVRRDNKSGDVFLFSEKIENDTPLYGYEANCKDWSVDEFNEFVEAAFKTVTSTVGYIHSKGFTHGDLGTCGNVVIDDVKKHVWVLDFGEAFHAFESGITSDKMNIEELKNNIYMGWEEQQQMKKLQLEREVGEAAAGISILLYEGGTGDATDSRPAGSPVREWQADESGDQVPYYPPIGNYSGNFDKHVQFEIGRVVEFGSQVNWVYIAMMHFFFCNILDGTGDAATDSLPAWLSELKWPQVPKNPPSENYSVMDASTNAATVVSRPDDISEEDSQYEGSQYEDSQYEDSQYEDSQYEDQSSSTEEDLLDDLSVNQPENKLSKDKHNVESDPKLKIQPSLSEA from the exons ATGGATGAGTTCTTTAAGTTCTCTATTGATGACAATCCTGAAATACCAAATCTACTTGAAGAACCCTCAGCGTGGCCAAAGCGTGGTATTTTGGTACCGGATATTGGAGAAGAGTTGAAGTACATAGAAGAACTAAATGactattttgagaaattgaaaaagaagaTAGAGTCTGAGTCTCCACCCAGTAGTCCAGAGAGTGATTATTGCCAAGGAGTATTATTCTCA AATATATTTCTTGAACCACAAAAAGACAGAGATGGAAATTTATGCTATTTGGAGAAGCAGGAGTGGGAGAAATTAGGACTACTAGGTAAAGGATGTAGTGGAACAGTCTTTGAGGCAAGCGATTTAACTACAAAAAAAGAGATTGCTGTTAAAGAG ATTCCGTTTGAGAAATATAAACTTCTTGAGGCTTTGGCTTGGTCTCAACTTGATCACGATAACATTCCCAGTTTCTATGGAATTGTTAGAGAAGTACGCAGAGACAACAAAAGTGGAGACGTCTTTTTATTTTCAGAGAAAATTGAAAATG ACACCCCTCTTTATGGATATGAAGCCAACTGTAAGGATTGGTCAGTTGATGAGTTCAATGAGTTTGTTGAGGCTGCTTTCAAAACGGTAACAAGTACAGTGGGATACATACATTCAAAAGGATTCACCCACGGTGATCTAGGCA CTTGTGGTAATGTTGTTATTGACGATGTAAAGAAACATGTTTGGGTGTTAGATTTTGGAGAAGCATTTCATGCCTTTGAAAGTGGCATAACATCagacaaaatgaacattgaggaGTTGAAGAATAACATTTACATG GGATGGGAAGAACAGCAACAAATGAAGAAGTTACAATTAGAGAGAG AAGTGGGTGAGGCTGCAGCAGGCATTAGCATTTTGCTTTATGAAG GTGGAACAGGTGATGCCACCGATAGTCGACCTGCTGGGTCGCCTGTACGTGAATGGCAGGCAGATGAAAGTGGCGATCAAGTGCCTTATTATCCACCTATAGGAAATTACTCAGGTA ATTTCGACAAACATGTGCAATTTGAAATTGGTAGAGTAGTGGAATTTGGAAGTCAAGTCAATTGGGTGTACATAGCAATGatgcatttcttcttttgtaaTATCTTAGATGGAACAGGTGATGCTGCCACTGATAGTCTACCTGCCTGGTTGTCTGAACTTAAATGGCCACAAGTGCCAAAAAACCCGCCTAGCGAAAATTACTCAGTTA TGGATGCCTCAACAAATGCTGCAACAGTTGTGTCCAGACCAGATGACATATCAGAAGAAGACTCTCAGTATGAAGGCTCTCAGTATGAAGACTCACAGTATGAAGACTCACAGTATGAAGACTCACAGTATGAAGACCAGTCATCATCTACTGAGGAGGATCTGTTAGATGATCTCAGTGTGAACCAACCGGAGAACAAATTGTCTAAAGATAAGCACAATGTAGAATCTGATCCAAAACTCAAGATTCAGCCTTCCCTAAGTGAAGCATGA